tattttttttggcaaaATGGAATTAGGTAGTTACACTTGGATTCTCTGATAAGGTTTCTTAGTTTGAATAAATGAAGATATACATCTGCTTTGCTCATAACGCAAATATCTGctctttttaaaacttgTAATCTATAAAACCTTTACCATAAAATCTTGTAATTAACGATTGttaatgtaaataattCAACGCTTGAATGCTAAACCAAACAAGTGAATAAAGGTGTAAATAATAACTCCACCGCCTACCGTAAATTTGGTCGCCAGAATAGACAGTTGACGATAAGTCAATTGAATGCGGTAGTCTGTAGACAAAAAGCGAGATAGGAAATATTTTAGCGAATCCAAAAAAGAGTGAAACGTATCGTAATTAATAGGAGGAAGAATTAAGGACGCAGAATTTTTGGGAAGGTTTTTATTGTCAATTTTCGGAGAAGTAAGCTCTAATGCTTGGCCGACAGCTTCACCTTTTTTATCAAGTTTCTCGGAAATCTTTTTCAGTTCATCATTTATTTCAAGTTCTCGTTCCTTGTCAATGTGATCCACAGCTTCACGAACCAACCGTTTCCTTTTCCTTGGTTCCAATATTAGTTGAACGACCACAAAAAGAACAACGTTAATTCCCATTAATCCCCATGTACCCCAGGTACTTGCTTGCCGGATTTTATCACTCCAAACTTGTTCTTCGTGGTATCTCGATAAAATCGAACGCACCAATCCATTTTGAGCTTCCTCTACCCGCCTTTCCGCTACATCCACATCTTCTTGAGCcttaatttcttcttctttgtttgAATAATCATCACGGTATAGTTTAGTAAATCTTTCTAAATCAATAGTAGACCAGCTACTACGTCGTTGTAACAATTCGTTGACTTCACGTTGACTTGACGATCTTTTTTCAACCGCTTCAATATAACGCTTTCTTGCTTCAGCTGCAGATAATCTAAAATCACGGAGCTTTGTCTCCTGCTTTACAACCGCGTTCTTTAATGCCTCAATGGAGGAATAACCAGTTAATTCATTCAAGCGTTGACTCGCTTGGAGTATAGTCTGTTGAACTGATCCATTTCCTTTATTATAGATTTTGGGAAAGCGAGCAGCAAATCCCTTAATAGACTGAGAAAGTCGTTGCAACATACTTTCTTAATACTTATACATTACTGTTATATCCTTTCATGTCTTCATATAGTGAGTTAAACATAATGTACTGCTGCACCAGCCATAAAGCTGGTTTACGGAAATATTCATAAACAGCTTAGAATATGCTATTTATAGTTAGGTATCAGCAATACTATAATACGCTATAATACTtacgttgcgtatcactatatgtcacatgtcCTAATTAAATATCGTACtatgtatgatacgatattgAGActgatcttaatgataatctattaatatttatatcatctgaatactataaatagagctactgctaaacctcgttcctcagttcagttacAAGCTATACcagtgataggtaacattataaccttgttaatacaatacctacactcagttgctacttatattATCTGTGTATTGCGATATTATAGgtcacaaggaaaactcaccgcagttctacgtatcaTTAAAACGAATACGaaactgcgtagctaaCATTAGGATAAGCGAAACTCACGCTTGAGAGAATGTTGTAGATGtaaaaagcatttgaaatttaaaaagaaaaaacaaaaaaaaaaaaaattacactTCACTTTACAAGGCTTGGGCCACTTTTCTTAGGATTTATGGTAAAACGTACTGAGGATATCGTTTACCCCTTGCAGAAATATAGAAtatcatttcttttctttgataAATATATGCTTTAAGTTAATTCAACCTCTACACTAATTTCGATTTTTAATCTGCAGCcctttaaaataaagaagactgtaaattactttaagaatttcatttttttgcatataaaagataaaatatGACATTTATCATGACTCGAACAAACGACTGCTTGCTAATCACGGAATAAACAACAAACTTTATATCAGTGCTGGTAAGTTTCGTTACTTTAAATCCTAGAGTTGGATAGCTGTACAAAGCAAGCAATTTCAgcaattcaaaaagatttggACTATGGCTCAGAAAAAGCAGTTATACGTATTCAGTGACTTTGACGgtatgaaaaaataatttcaataaaaacaGACAACTAACTTTTGGGGTCTAGGAACTATTACACTCCAGGATTCCAATGACTACTTAACTGGTAAGGTTGGGAATAGGAAGATTGTTACAGATATAAAAAGATGTATAAAGGTAGTTAGAAAATGTTCTTACAATTAAGCTTAACtgaatatttattgaaGATTTACGAAAATCTGTAAGAGAAATCTATGATTTTATAACATTGGGTCAAAAATTTCCCTGCCCACCTTGAATGCTTTATTACTGCAACACTCGACGGCGACGGTTTACTAACTATGTTTTAGACAACTTTGGAATGGGCAACGCCAACCGTGTGAATCTAAATCAACAAGTTCTTGACGGTTCCATTTCTTTTCGGTAAGCGTTTGACGCGTAAATCAACTCTTAACAATTCATAGTGATGCTTTCGCGAAGATGTTGGATTCAGTGCATTTAAGCTATGATGAAGCTTTGGAGGTTCTCAAGAAGAATGTCGCCATTGATCCATCATTTAAACCATTCTATGAATGGTGTAAGTCTCAAGACATTCGTGTAATCATCCTTTCAAGTGGTATGGAGCCTTTTATTCGTGCACTTTTTGAGCAATACCTTGGCAAAGAAGAAGCAAGTAGTATTGAAATTGTTTCTAATGACATCAATGTGCATCCTGATGGTCAATGGAACATTGTGTATCATGATGACAGTCATTTTGGACACGACAAAAGCCTTACTATCCGTCCGTATGCTCAATTGCCAGAAAGTAAACGTCCTCACATGGTCTATTGCGGAGATGGTGTTTCCGATTTGAGTGCTGCGAAGGAAACAGAACACTTGTTTGCCAAGAAAGGACgtgatttaattaaatattgtGAAAGGGagaaaatttctttctctgAATTCGAAACCTTTGCTGATATCCATAAagatttgcaaaaattattCTTTAGCAGTTAAATCTGAATAATACCTAAGAAGTTTTCGTACTTCAACATTTTTATACCTAAAGTTGATAGATATTTGTTATCAGCGCCTCGAAACTTAGTTTCAAGCAGGTCCTCATAGCAATTTAAATGCATCATTCACCAACGGTTCGATTAGTTTGGGTTGTTAGAAGCAATGATTTAACataatttgtatttatatACTCATCCATTTGCGAGTCTTGTATGAAAAATCCTATATCATATCAGTCCGTAAGTGGTCGCATTGCTACAATatctctttattttttttaagaaagaaaataaagagatattaaattttgcGTCTTTTGGTCGTGAGATCGCCGAAATAAGGTAGCGAGTATAACATAATGTAGATCACGCATATTGTTATATTTTGGTTTGGTAAAGTTACTCAAAGTCAGGAAACTTGTAATGATGTTTTAAGGGGCTTGCAGAAAAAATTGCTATTACGAAATCCATGTCTGTAATATTTTggttattaataaattgaaataaaatttaaaacatgAAATATTGTGACTTTATGTATCCTGTCTACTACCATACCTTTCAACCTTCATACAAATTTTCCCGTACTCgcatcattttctttcttcacCTAACTCCCCACCGTGTCTGTAAAACATAATATTTCTCTTTCCCACATACGAacgaataaataataaaatacagTATATGTACAGTAAACGTACCTCAGACACCATTATTTTGTCAAGAAAGTGAATAAGCTTACAATACCCCCGTCATCCAGTGAATTCGTAAGTGGGAAGTTGAAAAACGCATGCTCAACGCAGGATAGCATACAAACGGAAAAGCCCTTATGGATTTTTCTGTGgatgcttttctttttaattaaaaatttagtcGTTTATTAACTATTGctttaagtttttttcaacaagaTGTCTGTCTCTGGAAAAATTGGAGAGGTCGATCGTTGGATTGAACAGTTGAGTCGATGCGAACCTCTTTCAGAGGAAGATGTCATTCAAATGTGTGATCTCGCAAAAGAGGTACTTTCTGTAGAATCAAACGTTCAAAGCGTCCGATGCCCTGTAACGGTTTGTGGTGATATTCATGGACAATTCCATGACTTAATGGAGTTGTTCAATATTGGCGGCCCTTCACCTGATacaaattatttgtttatggGAGATTATGTTGACAGAGGATATCACAGTGTAGAAACAGTTTCTCTACTGattgcttttaaaattcgATATCCCCAGCGTATAACAATATTACGTGGAAACCATGAATCTAGGCAAATTACACAAGTTTATGGATTTTATGATGAATGCCTTAGAAAGTATGGAAATGCGAATGTTTGGCAGTACTTTACAGATCTTTTTGACTATTTGCCTCTCACCGCCCTAATTGAAGATCGAATTTTTTGCCTTCACGGAGGTCTTTCTCCTAGTATTGATACACTTGACCATGTTCGTATATTAGATCGTGTGCAAGAGGTTCCTCATGAAGGTCCGATATGCGACTTGTTATGGTCAGATCCTGATGACCGACCTGGTTGGGGTATTTCTCCTCGAGGTGCTGGGTATACGTTTGGCCCGGATATTGCTGAAGCATTTAACCATAATAACGGTTTAGATTTAATAGCAAGAGCTCATCAGCTAGTTATGGAAGGTTATAATTGGACTACAAACCATAATGTTGTTACTATTTTTTCTGCTCCCAATTATTGTTATCGATGTGGAAACCAAGCAGCCATTATGGGAATTGATGACCACATAAATTACGCATTTATCCAATATGATACTGCTCCCCGAAAGGAGGAATTACATGTCACCAGAAGAACACCCGATTACTTCTTATAAGTCATCGTAtgttttactttcttcTTGGACTTGTTAATAGCTGGAATTTTTCATGGTTGGATTTTAGCGTTGTCAACGTGCCgctaaaaatttactttaattttatggGTTTCTAATAGAATGTTGTTATCttcgaatttttaattctcCTGTTTCGGTACaaatattgaatttatGGAATgcatataaaatttatatagGATATATGATGCACTTGTAAGGTGTCTACCGTAATGATAATTTTTCACATCTGTACCGGTGTATAATATATTAGTGAAACACCAACTTATCGACATTaacattttaataaattatctACAAAGGTCTAAACATAAATGATAGCATGTtcagtaaataaaaaaaaaacataagaCCATGAAAGCTAAAACATTGTGAAGCTGATGTATgagtaaatttaaaacttgTGCGCAAAAAGTTAATCGTCAAAGCTAGATATGTTAATAATcgaaaatttaacaaacaGCTTACATGTAACGCTCAAGTAAAGCACAATTTCCTCCATTTTTAAGATTTACTGCGAACCGATAATAGTGTCCTGAATAAGAAGCTACTTGTATGTGCGGACCGCTGCtcgaaaaaattatttttccaTAGAAAGAAGCTTCAGGAATCTTAGCAGTTGCAAATTCTTTCCTAGTGTCCCAAACTTTTGCTACATTTGAagttaaatattttgacCAAGAAGATGACACAGTTACGGAAGATGTAGGAGACGAATTCGGATCCGATGGTTGCTTagagattttgaaaacgtGAATAGTACCATTTTCAGAAGCACAAGCCAGAAAAGGCTCAACTGGGTGAAATGAGATAGATACAATGGATGCAGGTATATATCCCCTGCGCAATTCTGTCACCAATTCACCATCACTAGTTGTTATAACACGGATTACAGTTCCCTTTGCGGATGCAGTCGCAATCAAATGTCCACGCGGATGAAAGTCAACTACTTGGACAGCGGAAGAATGGCAATGAATCAATGTGACGGGTATTGCAGTATCCAATGAggctaaataaatatcacCAGGGTTGGTCGGTGAATTATATGCAACATAATTCTCATGAACAGCAAAAGCTATAACATTTCCTTTCGAGGTATTTAGAGTATTAATTAATTCCATGTTTTTTAGATTATATACGTAAATACTCCctttaattaaaacaacTAAACGATTCCATGTGAAACGTACACTTAGCACAGGACTCGGATAAAATATTCGGCATAAAACGATATCTCTCTAAAAATATGGgttaaaattaagaaatCAATGCAGAATCTCAGTTAACTAATTACCTTGATGTCAACCAATTTTAGTAACCTCGTCGACTCAGGGGAAATATTCACGAAAGCAAGTAGAGAAGATTCATAAAGCATTTCACAAATACTTGCCCCATTGGCTTCTACAATCAGTAAGTTATAAGTCGTGTAAGATGGGCTTGTGTTTCCACTTCTCGGAAATTCATTGACAGCttactttttgaaaagcacAGGGTAAACGGATTGGAGCGATAAACTTGATAGCCATTCTCAGAAccaattgataaaaagcTAAATTTAGCAGTCAGTACAAAGATTGCACAAAATCTATTTTATGTGTGCCACTTACCCACGATCTTGATTCCACGAACAGTAAAGGATAATCGATGGCATTTCTCTTAAATCGACtgttaatttatttagtaGTTCACATTCACCCCTGTCTTAATACAATTGCTGATCACGTTCAATGGTAAAAGTAAAACAGATTTGTGCTAAGGCAGTGTGCGTaattgaagcaaaaaataatgtgaTTCGTACAATGCAAAAGCTTAACTTTGTAGTATCCAGAATATAAAAGAACCCATTTGAGCCTTTAGCAATTTTGATTAATGAATGTTTTTGTTATGTTTGTATTATGCAAGATAATATATACAGTGGTGCAGCGCTCCTTAATGGTCACCTCTACGCACATTCAAGAGCGTATATCTTGGCAACATCCAAATGTtgaataaaactttttttgggaattcatgaatttttattgttttggttaaatttaaatattaatggATGCCGTTGAACCTTCTGTGGAGAAggaatacaaaaaaataatttcttttagaGATACTGTGTTTGAAGGGAAAcatcaacaatttttggttCCGAACAATGTTcgtttaaaatttttaagagaTAGATTAcataaatctttaaaaaattttgattctGTTAAACGGAAAGTCGAAATTGCAAATGATGAAGGTAATAACAAACTCCTGAAATCATCACCCAAAGCACAAACCAGAGATGAAAATACTCCTTCTGAATTTAAGAATGGAGGTTTTAGTAACAGAGAATCTATGTCCGAAAACTGTTTTTCTAAATCATCTACTAATTTACCACGGCTAGACATTAACCGTGATTTTAATTCCTTACTTAATAGTCAAACAAAACCTGAAGCCACTGGTTTGATGAAAGAGGATATTACTCCCGTTGTAAACACTAGCAAACAATCTTCTACTGGGACTCAAGAGGAGTCCTCAAAACCGGAAAAATCTAATAAATTGTTAGCAAAGAGTACTTTATCTTTGTATGGGAATCAAGCTTTTAATCCTTCTTCAGTTCTTCCTAGCAATTCTTCATCAACGCctaaggaaaataaaaaaaatgtgaaTAAAGAGACATATCAACCGAACACTTTTCGCCGTAGTCCGTTGAAAAATGATACTGGATCAGTGGAGTTATCAAACCTGTATATGCCGTCTCCACCATCATCTGCGCTTCCCGTATCGCTTGTGTCAGCTCCTTCTCCTCCGAGGGCAACTAACGTTGCAGTCCCGTGTCTTAAACATTTGGAATCGAGTGAGCAGGGCAATAACCTACTTATTAACAAAGCTTTTACTTCTCCTCGCCTTCCTTCACCTCCCCAGTCAACAAGACCTAGCTCTACTAGGTTTCCTTCGGTTCCTTTAtcagatgaaaaaaactcAATTGTCTCCGTAAAAAACGAAGAGCCGTCTGTCATTCTGGGAAATCAATCACCAATTTCGGATTTGCATCCGTATTCTCCATCTTGGATCCCCTATCCAAAGGAATTGCAATCGCTACAAGTCAATCGAATACCTGAGTTGTCCTTGGAGAACAATGTCATGTCAACTCGGGATTATAAGGATATAATGCCTCACCCTCGTCCTTCTGCTGTCCTTTTAGATAAACCGGTTTCTTTAGATCAAACTTCTCATCCTTTCCCTCATCAAAATACTTATATTCTACCTCCGGGGATAAGGAATTCTGTAGACTATGACGGCACTTTTCTTTCCCGTAAATCGCTTCCTCCTTATAATGGCATTCATCGTCTTCATGAGAGCCCTTCTCAGTTTTCAAATCAATCAAGATATAATTGGGAGccaattttagaaaatcgCTCCCTGCTCCATTTGAATCGTCCGCCTCCTATTGAAACGCACTATTCATACGAATCTAACAATTCATCGTTTTCTCCGTATTACCATAAACGGCATAGACAGATTTCTCCATACTACCCCACTTCCTCAGTTTATGGAGTTTATGAAAGTCCGCCTCACATGTCTGATTCTCGTATTTCTCGGCAGCATATGCCTTTAACGCATACTACTTATGAGCCTTCTGCGCCTTATTATAACGACTATGAATTAGCAGAGGAAATTGAGAGGCGTCGTCATCATAGCTTTTATGATTATTAGCTATACTCTTCCGTAAGTGCGCGcaacaatttaaaaattgcttGGCGGAATATTTGAATTTGcatgtttttgttttaacttataaagaaaattaagtaCCTTTAGTACTGGTAATGTTTGATGTACATTTATTATAGTAGATAGAATATTCATGT
This portion of the Schizosaccharomyces pombe strain 972h- genome assembly, chromosome: I genome encodes:
- the ppa1 gene encoding serine/threonine protein phosphatase PP2A catalytic subunit Ppa1 is translated as MSVSGKIGEVDRWIEQLSRCEPLSEEDVIQMCDLAKEVLSVESNVQSVRCPVTVCGDIHGQFHDLMELFNIGGPSPDTNYLFMGDYVDRGYHSVETVSLLIAFKIRYPQRITILRGNHESRQITQVYGFYDECLRKYGNANVWQYFTDLFDYLPLTALIEDRIFCLHGGLSPSIDTLDHVRILDRVQEVPHEGPICDLLWSDPDDRPGWGISPRGAGYTFGPDIAEAFNHNNGLDLIARAHQLVMEGYNWTTNHNVVTIFSAPNYCYRCGNQAAIMGIDDHINYAFIQYDTAPRKEELHVTRRTPDYFL
- the ptf1 gene encoding phosphoric monoester hydrolase, which codes for MAQKKQLYVFSDFDGTITLQDSNDYLTDNFGMGNANRVNLNQQVLDGSISFRDAFAKMLDSVHLSYDEALEVLKKNVAIDPSFKPFYEWCKSQDIRVIILSSGMEPFIRALFEQYLGKEEASSIEIVSNDINVHPDGQWNIVYHDDSHFGHDKSLTIRPYAQLPESKRPHMVYCGDGVSDLSAAKETEHLFAKKGRDLIKYCEREKISFSEFETFADIHKDLQKLFFSS
- the she9 gene encoding protein She9, translating into MLQRLSQSIKGFAARFPKIYNKGNGSVQQTILQASQRLNELTGYSSIEALKNAVVKQETKLRDFRLSAAEARKRYIEAVEKRSSSQREVNELLQRRSSWSTIDLERFTKLYRDDYSNKEEEIKAQEDVDVAERRVEEAQNGLVRSILSRYHEEQVWSDKIRQASTWGTWGLMGINVVLFVVVQLILEPRKRKRLVREAVDHIDKERELEINDELKKISEKLDKKGEAVGQALELTSPKIDNKNLPKNSASLILPPINYDTFHSFLDSLKYFLSRFLSTDYRIQLTYRQLSILATKFTVGGGVIIYTFIHLFGLAFKR
- the atg1802 gene encoding phosphatidylinositol-3,5-bisphosphate binding protein Atg1802 — translated: MPSIILYCSWNQDRGFLSIGSENGYQVYRSNPFTLCFSKKANGASICEMLYESSLLAFVNISPESTRLLKLVDIKRDIVLCRIFYPSPVLSVRFTWNRLVVLIKGSIYVYNLKNMELINTLNTSKGNVIAFAVHENYVAYNSPTNPGDIYLASLDTAIPVTLIHCHSSAVQVVDFHPRGHLIATASAKGTVIRVITTSDGELVTELRRGYIPASIVSISFHPVEPFLACASENGTIHVFKISKQPSDPNSSPTSSVTVSSSWSKYLTSNVAKVWDTRKEFATAKIPEASFYGKIIFSSSGPHIQVASYSGHYYRFAVNLKNGGNCALLERYIFDD
- the iss10 gene encoding protein Iss10, which translates into the protein MDAVEPSVEKEYKKIISFRDTVFEGKHQQFLVPNNVRLKFLRDRLHKSLKNFDSVKRKVEIANDEGNNKLLKSSPKAQTRDENTPSEFKNGGFSNRESMSENCFSKSSTNLPRLDINRDFNSLLNSQTKPEATGLMKEDITPVVNTSKQSSTGTQEESSKPEKSNKLLAKSTLSLYGNQAFNPSSVLPSNSSSTPKENKKNVNKETYQPNTFRRSPLKNDTGSVELSNLYMPSPPSSALPVSLVSAPSPPRATNVAVPCLKHLESSEQGNNLLINKAFTSPRLPSPPQSTRPSSTRFPSVPLSDEKNSIVSVKNEEPSVILGNQSPISDLHPYSPSWIPYPKELQSLQVNRIPELSLENNVMSTRDYKDIMPHPRPSAVLLDKPVSLDQTSHPFPHQNTYILPPGIRNSVDYDGTFLSRKSLPPYNGIHRLHESPSQFSNQSRYNWEPILENRSLLHLNRPPPIETHYSYESNNSSFSPYYHKRHRQISPYYPTSSVYGVYESPPHMSDSRISRQHMPLTHTTYEPSAPYYNDYELAEEIERRRHHSFYDY